atttcactttgaaatccggacaaaacctaggttttcaAATCGGTTTCCCAAACTCAAAATCGATCCAATCCTAAGCAACAGACAGCTAGAATAGataaaaagaggaagaaatccCACCTGTTTCACTGGGATTGGAAGGAGGAGGCGGCGGCGCAATGATAGGAAGAATCGGAGAAAAACTAGTCGATACTCTGGCTGGGATTCGAGGTTTACGGCTGGAAAAACTGGGTGGGTTGAGACGGCGAGGTCAAGGCGAGTCGATCGGGTCTAGTCTCGTTGGATGGGGTGGCCAGAAGTGGCAGCGGTGTGGTGGTTTCTGGTCTCGGTGAACAGTAGCACCGCCGGGAGGGGGGAGTGTGTTTGCAAGCAAAGGGAgactggagagagagagagagagagagagagagagagagaggggaaagaagaaaaaaaaatcagatttttaccCTActcttttcaaattatttacaAGTTTGCCACTGAACTAATTTTGGTTGCCAAATCTTCGTTACACGCCTACAGCGTGTCTACGGATTCGTCTTAGCACGACCTACTTACCATACCACTTGTTAACCCAAAATCCTTTgtgataagaaaatgaccaaattgcccttacCCCAAGGATAAATTcgtaatttcaattaaataatttaaatatggAATTAAATttagagtcggggtgttacaatgGATGCCACTCATTTAAAATCTAAGTATAAGGGTGTTATATTTGTAGCGAATGCATTCGATGGTAATCGAAATATATATCCTCTTGTTTTTGGAATTGGGGATTTGGAGACGGATGCATCATGACATTGCTTTTTCACTAAACTTCATGAAGCCATTGGTGAGTGTCCCAATCTTGTTATCATTATTAATCACAATGTTAGCATAGAGAATGTGTGGAACAAAGTTTTTCCAACAGCGCAACATGGCATATGCTTTTATCATATTAAGGTGAACATGAAACGCATTTGCTAGTTGAAAGACCGTGATAAAGTGCTGATACACTTTGAGCAGGTTGCAAAATCTTATTCAACGGCTGAATTTGATCGTTATTTTCGCAAGATCAAGGGAAATGAATAGGTTGATGAATATCTTGAACATGCAGGGTTACACAAGTGGTCTGGAGCTCACATGGATGGACGCCGCTACAATGTAATGACAACAAATTTAATTATGTGAAGCTAATTATAATAAGTATGCgtatataataattttaattttatttaactaaTCTTTATTTCACAGTTGTTAGGATATGTTCTAATTAATGGGTTAGTCTTTTCCAAGCACTTTCCTCAACTTCTTATATGCATGGATTTTACATAGATTCCACTATATCTTGTATCTCACCTCATGTGTAAGAGTTGGcaaaataattaagaaaaattgtTGGATTCTAAAGGCTTTTTCTAACTACTTATTGTGCATAAATAGAAATTGTTTGGAGAGAATAAACAcatatattcttttatttgGATGTTCGCACATTATTATCGTGTGGATGACATTGTAAATAGGGAGGAAAGCATGGAGAGATAATAGAAAATACATAGTATCCGCATAATAATAACATCCGAACGTCCGCATAGAAgaatttatatgtatatatatgcgGACATTTGCACACATCaccataataaaattaataaatcatTGTACATATACAATTTCTAGGCTGTTTTTGTGAATTCGTATACATACCTACTAGCTACTACAACCTTAGGTATGTACCTATTACGAATGGTACTTTGtatattaagtaatttattaCATGTAAATAAATTATAGTGGAAGGGTCTAAATCTGAATAAGTCGTAAGTAGGGTGGACCTCATCGGTCCTGTTTCTTGTTTAGTGTACGTTCTTTCTCCAGCATAAGAAGGGTATTATTACTTACTATGTATGGTAGTATGGTACATGGcaatttttatacaaatttggATTATTCTTCTCTTCGTCTTTGGTCCCGTCTTCATTCTTTTTAagtaaaagaaggaaaatcagaaattgtGCATATACATTATGTCTTGTTATATGGTACGTAGAGTAGAGATAGAAATGTACGTATGAAGTAGTTGTCCAGGAAAAAACCTTATGTCCtataatgaaatatttttttgatacaaaaCGGAGACTTGGTCACATCACGTGCCTTGCGGATGTGGATGGTCCGTTTGGACAGGAACATTTGGTAGAATTTTAAAACGGAGCACAAGTGCTTCAAGAGATTTCTCCAAATCAAGAATTGTGGCGGCGTATCTACTCTTTTTGCCGGGGCTTCATTCACTAACATCGACATCGGAGCACTTGCGAGCTAGCTTTACACCCTGCtctatttgtattgttaactTTTTTAGTTCCTCAAATGAGATACGATCCCATCCTTTTTCTTCCGCTGCCCGCTGCTCTCCGTCGAATCAATGCCGGAGGGAGCGTAGATAGGGACGAATCCTTTCCCAATATTCATAAGAAAAGGAGCAAGGGTTCATCAACGTTTTGTCAACAGCAGGGGTCAACTCTTTAACTGCTTTTCTTAGAGCGTTCCGTTCCACCAAACATGCCACTGTCACAGTCACCACCAAAATCACAAGAACACAAAAAGAGAAGTGAGCCACTCTCTATCCAATAACATGTTTCGTTCTCTCTatacgaaaaaaaaaaaaaaattggaatctAACAGCCTTGACTTGCAGGCTAATTGGTTCAAATTCCCATGAAAAACCTCATTCTCcttgtaatttagactatagcttgtatttaaaaacaaaaaactaaaaaaattatgtacctTCGTCACCTTGTACCAGACCAATCCGTTCAATTTGTCGAGCTTGGCGTCTATCTTCCTTTGCAAACCCAAAGTATCCTCGACATGGCTTTTGCAGTCGGTAAGTTGATCAGAGTGATCCCTTGCCAAAACCAAAGTCTCCTCGACATCCCTTTTGCAGGCCTTAAGTTGTTCAATGTGATCCTTCGCCAAAACCAAGGTTCCCTCCACATCTGTTTTGCAGGCCTTAAGTTGTTTGGTGTGATCCTTTGCCAACAGGGAAATCCCCTTGACATCCCTTATTCCCTGCACCTTCAGTATCTCTAACAGTCTTTTAATAGACTTGTCCAGTTCAGCAAGCCGGTAACTGACCTTCTTTAACTCCTCAACGAGATCTTCACCCTCTGTCAGTTTTTGCTTGAGATCTTCTATTTCGTCATCTCCGATAACCAACGTCTTATTCTGGTCTTCCATCTCTTTGATCAATGGCAGTAAAGAATTTATCATGGAGTCGAGGTTTGTGCGCCAGGTTTCAAAGTTGAAACCCTTCCCTACCGTTCCCCAGAGTAAATTACCCCCCGGTCCTACCAGTGCTCCAAGGCCGATCCCTACAAAAACCTCCACCGTTGGATTAACCATTCTTGATGATGATCTTTGATCACCTGTAACAAAACCCTAACACAACACCAAAACATCGTAAAAAGTATAAGAATATGAAGGTaaaaagtcccacattggaaagttaagaaacttagcaagggcttataaaGAGTTGGGTTACTCCCCCTATTGCCAATTAGTTTCGCTACATGTACGtatggttttggggtggaacctcaacttccttaaAAAAGAACTTAAAAACAAAGTGACTGATCAagtaaacaaacaaatcaagAGACTCAAAAACCTACCGATACAGTACTGCCAAATAAGACACTCTTCTTCACTGAGAAACGCGAAGAAATTTTGTGAGTTAGCCTCAGAATTCATCTATTTTTATAAGCATTAACTTACTTGTCACAGTTGGATGCCACTCAATTTACCAACCCGGCAAATTAATGCACCAGGTTCTAGGAAGGAAACTTACCAAAAGCAACCGAAAGGAGAGCTAAGATAATGTTCAAGGAAAATAACCTACCTAATCACATTAAAAAAGGTAAACCTATGGTTTTTCCTCCAATAAGTTTGCAATCCGTACGCATTAAGTTTTTACCCACTAAGTTTGAATATGATTACATTAATAAGTTTGAGATGGTTTATGATTGTTCATGATGCTGTGGATGCCACTTGGCACAATGGTTCACGTCAGCACCATGCCAACTGAAAAGTTTCTTGAACTCCAAACCATTGCTAGGTAGGAaaataggggaaaaaaaaaatgaagatcTTCAATTCAGCAAAAACGATGACTACAATAACACATTTGTTATGAATTCCAATATTTAGTAGTATAACCACTTAATCAGTAGTGCTTTGTAAGAGATTAAATTGAGGACAATATCGATATTAGTGGTAAGTAGTAGATCGATGATCCGTCTCCAATATACTTTTTGACATTACTTTTGCAGGATTTATTACTAGGCTGCGCAGGTGAGTTATAGTGTTTATTGTGCTCCTCCTTGGCGTATTCATGGTTCCAATTTTGGTTTATTGTCGTTTTTACGTTTGTTTTCTTGGTTGTAGTCTTTTACTAATTTGTATTGTGTTGGGTTGGttattgacatttttttttcttcttctctttcataATTGTTTCTTCACTGCAAAAGAAATACTCATCTTCACtgagaaaattgaaagtttGTGTTGTTTGTGAGGTTAGCCTCAGAATTCATCTAATTTTATAAGCATGGACTGGGAAAGCTTACTCAAAATTTCCAAGTAGGAGACCACTCAATTTGCCAACCCGGCAAATGCACACCACGAGAGGTTTCTAGGAAACTCACCAAAAGCTACCGAGAGCAGAGCTAGTTAGTTTGAATATTATTGCACACCAAACCAAATATGTTTGGATTTCAAAGTCTTAATGACGAAGCTGATTATAATAAGGTATGTGTAAGGGTTTCTGTTACGtaccaaaaagaagatgattataaaaattcaacacgaaaataaaaaagaagcaaaaagaagatgatttgttttttatggaATTCAACATGAAATAGCAGTTTGAAGGAAACTGGCCTCTATCATTTGTTTTCGATTGTTtggtttggattggatttgggaactctctctctctctctctcaatgtCTCTCTTTGGATATTGCTGTGTGTGCTCTCTTTCGCGCCGTTTAGTTTTTCTTGTGGGCCTCTGTTCTATTTTCGACCCATTTTGGCCTTTTGACAATCTTCAGCAGGCCCAAATAAATAGCCTAAAAATAGATAGATAGGGTATCTTTTTGTTGGATGCAATTcccgaaaaataaaaaaatagaatagcCGTGCGGCTCAAGCATTGTCTTCTttaatatctatatatattttcttgaagtTTCATAACAAACCAGTCGTTGTCCgactaagaaaataaaaaccaagcAACAGTcgttttatttaaaaaaaaagattatatcTAGGGACGACTATAAAGCGTTTGTTTCGAACCGGTTCCATTCAAACGGGGTTCCCACCAAACGGGGTTCCCTTCAAACGGACCACAAGCTCCTGAACAGATTTGACCAAATTCAAAAGTTTCTTGTTGCAGTTGTcccttttttttggtggttaGATCAGCATTTGAGCACTCGACAACGACCTCTGTACCCtcctctatttttttttctgaactTTTGAAGTTCCAGGAATGGAATAGCCCCTTCTACTTCGTTAACATTTGGTTCTTTCCAGTGTTCGCTTAACTGGTCTATATTTCTTTTAAGCACTTCAAAGAACAACTTAAACTGGGAGGGCTTCAACACCATTTCATTGACATCCTCAGACAGCGCTTGTACTGCTTTTCCGAGAGCAACCCATTCCGTCAACCGCGCCACTGtcataataattataataataacaaacaaacaccaGAAATATTAGGAAAGCAAGTATTTTGTTTCAATCTCAGCTTTTAGGTTTATTTCTATAGTAATAACGCCCATATAGAATTTTACAAAGTTATGTCCAAGAAAGTTACCTCTGTCACCTTGTGCCACACCGACACCATACCGTTCCATTCGTTCGAACGCTGCGTCCATCTTCCTTGTCAAACACAAGGTCTCCTTCACATCCGTTGCGGATTCAGTAATTTGGTCAGCGCTTTTGCTTACCCAAACTGTGATGTTCTTGGCATTGTTTTCGCATTCAACAAGTTTATCCATGGTTCTAGTGGTCCAAGTCCAGATTTGCAATCATCAAGTAAAGAAGTGTGTTTCCTTGTCTCATCCAAGGTCTCCTTGACATCGCTTTTGCAGTCATCAAGTTGATCCTTGTGATCCTTTGCCAAATCCAAGGTCTCCTTGACATCGCTTTTGCAATCATCAAGTTTTTCAGTGTGATCCTTCGCCAGAACCAAAGTACCCTTGACGTCGGTTTTGCAGGCCTCAAGTTGTTTGGTGTGCTCCTTTGCCAAAAGGGAAATCCCCTTGACATCCCTTATTCCCTGCACCTTCAATATCTCTAGCAGTCTTTGAATAGACTTTTCCAATTCAGCAAGTCGGTGAGTGTAAATAGGCGTCAGCAAGCTCCAGTCACTAACCTCCTTTAAGTCCTTAACGAGGTCTTCACCCTCTGTCAGTTTTTGTTTGAGATCTGCTATTTCGTTGTCTCCGATGACCAACTTCTTATTCTGGTCTTCCATCTCTTTGATCAATGGTAGTAAATAATTTATCATGGACTTGAGGTTTGTGCGATAGGTGTCAAAGTTGAAACCGTTCCCTACCGTTTCCCAGAGTAAATTACCAGCCGGTCCTACCAGTACTCCAAGACCAATCTGTCCAAAATACTGCACCTTTGAGTTAACCATTCTTGAatcttgattttgatgatcTTTGATTACCTGTAACAAAAACCCAGCACCAAAAAGATCAGTAAAAAGAACTTGTACTGCTACGTCCGCCTTTCGGATCTAAACTTAAAGACAAAGTGACTGATTGTAAGAAACAAACCTACCGATACTGCAAAAGAAAACACTATTCTTCCCTGAGAGAAAAATGAACGTTTGTGTTGTTTGTGAAGGTTAGCGTCAGAATTCATCTATTTGTATAAGCATGAACTGCGGAAGCTTACTCGAAATTTCCCTTCCCAGTTGGATTGGAGGCCACGAGGAGGTTTCTAGGAAACTCACCAAAAGCTACCGCGAGAGCAGAGATAGTTTGAATATTAATGCGTGGATTTCAACGTCTTAATGACGAAGCTGATTATAATAAGGTATGCGTAAGGGTTTCCGTTACGtaccaaaaagaagatgattataaaaattcaacatggaaataaaaaagaagcaaaaagaaGATGATTGTTCAACACCATTCTAAATTCAGTGTCTGCACAAAAAATCTGTAGATCCAGTCTTAGCACTTGGTTTTTGTTATAAagtaaatataaagaaatagCAGTTTGAAGGAAACTGGCCTCTATCATTTGTTTAGGCCTCTGTTCTATTTGCGACCCATTTTGGCCTTTTGACAATCTTTAGCATGCACAAATAAATAGCATTAAAAATAGATAGATAGGGTATCTTTTAGTTAGATGCAATtcctgaaaaattaaaaactagtatagccgtgcggctttactggataatttttttataaaaagggaGTATAGGCGGgtgttcccttttttttctctatcaaTCGTATAGCCACTCGGCTATACTCTCGCGTATTTTCAAAATAAGACTGGCGTCTTtttcaaaatagtatagcttCACTacagtttttatcaaaaacaGTACAGCCGCCCAGCTATACTTGTTTCACACGTGGCCACCTGACAATTAGGTGGGatcttttttgaaaatagcatagccgcgcggctatactatttttgacaCATTCCCTTTCTTTTAATACTAAACAGTATAGCCTCGTGGCTGCAGTTCAATTGATCTTCCGATGGCTATAATGGCAAGTGGAAATCCCTTACAGTGTTCTACTATCTGCAGTTCAATTGTCCCAATGGAAGTCAATTACTTTTGAATTGAGACTCAAATTCTAGATTCTCTAAATGTTCTGAT
Above is a genomic segment from Prunus dulcis chromosome 7, ALMONDv2, whole genome shotgun sequence containing:
- the LOC117634960 gene encoding uncharacterized protein LOC117634960, with the protein product MDKLVECENNAKNITVWVSKSADQITESATDVKETLCLTRKMDAAFERMERYGVGVAQGDRVARLTEWVALGKAVQALSEDVNEMVLKPSQFKLFFEVLKRNIDQLSEHWKEPNVNEVEGAIPFLELQKFRKKNRGGYRGRCRVLKC